The Alphaproteobacteria bacterium SS10 genome includes a region encoding these proteins:
- a CDS encoding acyl-[ACP]--phospholipid O-acyltransferase yields MTDKITHDIDTAEVVETGARPSLWSVLKTKRFLPLFLTQFLGAVNDNMFKQAITLLILFNLATSDGAGGLAVVAGTALFILPYLLFSVLAGQLADRFDKAKITRTLKMTEIGAALVGIVGLVTTSIPILMLALFLFGLQSALFSPSKYAMLPQHLRDDELVSGNALLEAGAFTAIITGLIIGGLLLLTPMPTLAIAIATLAVAGVGLAASFAIPTAPSQAPAPPALDGWKPKAIWAQLQEAAAKPQLFYPILGIAWFNLLGGVLLAQLPVLAKAELGASETMTTLLFVAFTIGIGGGALLTDKLLKGRITGQWAPVGLIIVTLFMLDLAIIADYPHALLAGIGDASVFATILASPQSWRLFIDLIGIAVGGALFVVPLYAMLQHKASDEERARIIAASNVMAALFIVVGSGVAAALMTLGVNAGVVLAALAITNIFAAGYAVRLVPTLLVRPVFRTLLQLLFRMRVNGVERLDKLKGPGVFVANHVSYIDGIILAASLPGRPVFAVHTHVAEKWWARPFLALVDFKSLDPTNPLALKALIEEVKGGRSIVIFPEGRITQTGALMKVYEGPGLIAERGGVPLVPIRIDGPQFSKFSLLKGSMPQVWFPRVTVTIEQPIHLDIPSDVKGRARREQTDLALYDALADLSFKASNRHTDIYGALTFAARRFGMKSEAVGDIEMPSMPYRRLIAGAEALGAKLAKLADKGERIGVMLPTSIGGVVTFMALQAYGRVPAMLNFTAGAGGILKATEAATVTRVLTSRRFIEKANLEELVAGIEHKLELIYLEDIRPSIGTLDRLWALTKTFFTKWVCRARKIDPDAPALVLFTSGSEGAPKGVVLSHSNLLSNCKQIAARVDFTQRDKVLNALPMFHSFGLTGGTLLPLVSGVPTFLYPSPLHYRVVPELAYSFNATIMFGTDTFLSGYARMAHVYDFYAMRYVFAGAERVRPETRRTYMEQFGTRIFEGYGTTETAPVIAVNTPMHNRPGTVGRLLPGMRYKLEPVPGVEEGGRLKVAGPNVMLGYLKIDKPGQLEAAEPGSDENTRWHDTGDIVEVDAIGFITIKGRAKRFAKIGGEMISLAAVEALAETAYPEIQTAVVSQADPSKGEKLIICVAGEKLDLAKLRKAAKEQGLPELVVPKDQLVMEELPLLGTGKIDMVSLNKLVAQERELEPV; encoded by the coding sequence ATGACCGATAAGATCACGCATGACATCGATACAGCTGAGGTTGTGGAAACTGGCGCACGACCATCCCTTTGGTCCGTCCTGAAGACAAAGCGGTTCCTGCCCCTGTTCCTTACCCAGTTTCTGGGGGCCGTGAATGACAACATGTTCAAGCAGGCGATCACCCTGCTGATCTTGTTCAACCTAGCCACCAGCGATGGCGCTGGCGGGCTCGCCGTGGTTGCGGGCACGGCGCTGTTTATCCTGCCCTACCTCTTATTCTCCGTCCTAGCCGGGCAATTGGCCGACCGGTTTGATAAGGCGAAGATCACCCGCACCCTCAAAATGACGGAGATCGGCGCCGCACTGGTTGGCATTGTCGGGCTGGTTACCACCAGCATTCCGATCCTGATGCTGGCACTATTCCTCTTTGGCCTACAATCCGCCCTATTCAGCCCATCGAAATACGCCATGCTGCCCCAGCACCTGCGTGATGATGAGCTGGTGTCGGGCAATGCGCTGCTTGAGGCCGGGGCCTTCACCGCCATCATCACCGGCCTGATTATTGGCGGCTTACTCTTGCTGACGCCGATGCCAACCCTGGCCATCGCGATTGCCACCCTGGCAGTCGCCGGTGTGGGTCTGGCCGCCAGCTTCGCGATCCCAACGGCACCGAGCCAAGCACCAGCGCCGCCAGCCCTGGATGGCTGGAAACCAAAGGCAATCTGGGCGCAGCTTCAGGAAGCGGCAGCCAAACCCCAGCTTTTCTATCCAATTCTCGGCATTGCCTGGTTCAACCTGCTGGGCGGGGTCCTGTTGGCCCAACTGCCGGTGCTGGCAAAAGCTGAGCTCGGCGCGTCTGAGACCATGACGACGCTGCTGTTCGTTGCCTTCACAATTGGTATTGGCGGTGGCGCCCTGCTTACGGACAAGCTGCTGAAGGGTCGTATTACCGGTCAATGGGCGCCTGTAGGCCTGATCATCGTGACCCTGTTCATGCTGGATCTGGCAATCATTGCCGACTATCCGCATGCGTTACTGGCAGGCATTGGCGATGCGAGCGTGTTCGCAACGATCCTGGCCAGCCCACAGAGCTGGCGCCTGTTCATCGACCTGATTGGCATTGCTGTCGGTGGTGCCCTGTTTGTCGTACCGCTCTACGCCATGCTTCAGCATAAGGCGAGTGATGAAGAGCGCGCCCGCATCATCGCGGCCAGTAACGTTATGGCCGCCCTATTCATTGTGGTTGGTAGCGGTGTTGCCGCCGCCCTTATGACCCTTGGCGTGAATGCTGGGGTTGTGCTGGCAGCCCTCGCCATCACCAATATCTTCGCTGCTGGCTATGCCGTGCGCCTGGTTCCAACGCTGCTGGTACGGCCCGTATTCCGCACCTTGCTGCAGCTACTGTTCCGTATGCGGGTTAATGGTGTGGAGCGGTTGGATAAGCTTAAAGGGCCCGGTGTCTTTGTCGCCAACCATGTCTCCTACATTGACGGGATTATTCTGGCCGCCAGCCTACCTGGCCGCCCGGTTTTTGCCGTCCACACCCATGTCGCTGAGAAATGGTGGGCCCGTCCCTTCCTGGCGCTGGTCGATTTCAAATCGCTGGATCCAACCAACCCCCTCGCGCTTAAAGCGTTGATTGAGGAGGTTAAGGGTGGCCGCTCCATCGTCATCTTCCCAGAGGGGCGGATTACCCAAACCGGTGCCTTGATGAAGGTATATGAGGGTCCAGGCCTAATTGCCGAACGTGGTGGCGTACCGCTGGTCCCAATCCGGATTGATGGTCCGCAATTCAGCAAGTTCTCCCTGCTTAAGGGCAGCATGCCCCAAGTCTGGTTCCCACGAGTGACCGTGACGATCGAGCAGCCCATCCATCTGGATATTCCAAGTGATGTGAAAGGTCGCGCCCGCCGTGAGCAGACCGACTTAGCGCTCTATGACGCCCTGGCCGACCTTAGCTTCAAGGCCTCAAACCGCCATACCGACATCTATGGCGCCCTAACCTTTGCTGCACGCCGCTTTGGCATGAAGTCGGAGGCTGTGGGCGATATTGAGATGCCATCCATGCCCTATCGTCGGCTAATCGCCGGTGCCGAGGCCCTGGGTGCCAAACTTGCCAAGCTCGCCGACAAGGGAGAGCGGATTGGCGTGATGCTGCCAACCAGTATTGGCGGGGTGGTGACCTTTATGGCGCTTCAAGCCTATGGGCGCGTTCCGGCCATGTTGAACTTCACCGCTGGTGCTGGCGGCATTCTAAAGGCGACAGAAGCGGCCACGGTAACCAGGGTGCTGACCTCCCGCCGGTTCATTGAGAAGGCCAATCTGGAAGAGCTGGTCGCCGGTATCGAGCACAAGCTTGAGCTGATCTATCTCGAAGATATCCGCCCAAGCATCGGCACGCTCGATCGCCTTTGGGCCCTAACGAAGACGTTCTTCACCAAATGGGTGTGCCGTGCGCGCAAAATTGATCCCGATGCGCCCGCGCTCGTGCTCTTCACCTCCGGCTCTGAGGGGGCACCGAAGGGTGTTGTGCTGAGCCATAGCAACCTGCTGTCGAACTGTAAGCAGATTGCAGCCCGGGTGGACTTTACCCAGCGAGACAAGGTGCTGAACGCCCTGCCCATGTTCCATAGCTTTGGGCTGACCGGTGGCACGCTGCTGCCGCTTGTATCTGGCGTTCCGACCTTCCTCTACCCATCGCCCCTGCACTACCGCGTGGTGCCTGAATTGGCCTACAGCTTTAACGCAACCATCATGTTCGGCACCGACACTTTCCTCAGTGGTTATGCCCGTATGGCTCATGTCTACGACTTCTATGCCATGCGTTATGTCTTTGCCGGTGCCGAGCGAGTGCGCCCGGAAACCCGCCGCACCTATATGGAGCAGTTCGGCACTCGGATCTTCGAAGGCTATGGCACGACTGAGACCGCACCTGTGATTGCGGTGAATACACCGATGCACAATCGCCCTGGCACCGTTGGCCGTCTGCTGCCCGGCATGCGCTACAAACTGGAGCCGGTTCCAGGCGTTGAGGAAGGCGGCCGCCTTAAGGTTGCCGGCCCGAATGTCATGCTGGGTTATCTCAAGATTGATAAGCCAGGCCAGCTTGAGGCAGCAGAGCCAGGCTCAGATGAGAACACCCGCTGGCACGATACCGGCGACATTGTCGAGGTGGATGCTATCGGCTTCATCACGATTAAAGGTCGGGCCAAGCGCTTTGCCAAAATTGGTGGTGAGATGATTTCCCTGGCCGCTGTCGAGGCGCTAGCAGAAACAGCCTATCCAGAGATCCAGACCGCCGTTGTTAGCCAGGCCGATCCGTCAAAGGGTGAGAAACTGATCATCTGCGTCGCCGGTGAGAAGCTTGATCTCGCCAAACTGCGTAAAGCAGCGAAAGAACAGGGGCTGCCAGAACTGGTGGTGCCAAAGGACCAACTGGTCATGGAAGAACTGCCACTGCTTGGCACCGGTAAGATCGATATGGTCAGCCTGAACAAGCTTGTTGCGCAGGAACGTGAACTAGAACCCGTATGA
- a CDS encoding class I SAM-dependent methyltransferase, whose amino-acid sequence MPLSIVPTGKRWRYVRLALEAVFGHGGGFFIPYRYAGAVDDQKPLGQPIRQLFTASETDTGEHLKRIAALAEDLSAIGVDAAAPAPRWNQSWFPGLDAAAYYAMIRYRKPKRIIEVGSGHSTRFALQAISDGDLETKIDAIDPAPRATLANAPDLPITWHGTTVEKFGPAPALEPGDILFIDSSHILMPGSDVDVLFHDWLPSLPPGVVIHIHDIFLPETYPAEWQWRGYNEQPLVAALIGTNAYRILFASAHARATMATQLPALHLPDGAIESSLWLEKY is encoded by the coding sequence ATGCCCTTATCCATCGTTCCGACCGGTAAACGCTGGCGCTATGTGCGCCTGGCGTTGGAGGCTGTTTTTGGCCATGGCGGCGGGTTCTTTATCCCCTATCGCTATGCGGGCGCGGTTGATGATCAAAAGCCATTAGGCCAGCCGATCCGCCAACTCTTCACCGCTTCGGAGACCGATACGGGCGAGCATCTAAAGCGGATAGCGGCGTTGGCTGAGGATTTATCGGCAATCGGTGTTGATGCCGCTGCACCTGCCCCACGCTGGAACCAAAGCTGGTTTCCCGGCCTTGATGCCGCTGCCTATTACGCGATGATCCGGTACCGGAAGCCAAAGCGGATCATTGAGGTTGGCTCCGGCCACTCAACGCGCTTCGCCCTGCAGGCGATCAGCGACGGCGACCTCGAGACCAAGATTGATGCAATAGACCCGGCGCCGCGAGCCACCCTGGCAAATGCACCGGATCTCCCGATTACCTGGCACGGGACCACGGTTGAGAAGTTTGGGCCCGCACCCGCCCTAGAGCCAGGTGACATCCTGTTCATCGACAGCAGCCATATCCTGATGCCCGGCAGTGATGTGGATGTGCTGTTCCATGATTGGTTACCCAGCCTGCCGCCCGGGGTGGTGATCCATATCCACGATATCTTCCTACCTGAAACCTACCCGGCAGAATGGCAATGGCGCGGCTATAACGAGCAACCACTGGTTGCCGCGCTGATTGGCACCAATGCCTACCGCATCCTGTTTGCCAGCGCCCATGCCCGGGCCACCATGGCAACACAGCTGCCAGCGCTGCACCTGCCCGACGGTGCGATTGAAAGCTCGCTTTGGCTTGAAAAGTACTGA
- a CDS encoding TetR/AcrR family transcriptional regulator, with protein MSDPYETRARINQAALNLFAEQGVEATTTKDIAKAAGIAEGTIYRHYVSKDDLVWDLFSTNYVGFADRLDALAAEHSGLKFKLLVVIRHFCELFDNDPALYRFLLLVQHRNLHRLKAGTRTPVLAMSDIIADAMQAGEIPEQDVNLATAFVLGIVMQPATFHVYGRLGGKMVDHVPALANAAYNALGGKAAQDSAENAA; from the coding sequence ATGTCTGATCCTTACGAGACCCGCGCCCGGATTAACCAAGCAGCACTCAACCTGTTCGCCGAGCAGGGTGTTGAGGCCACCACGACTAAGGACATCGCGAAAGCGGCAGGCATCGCCGAGGGCACGATCTACCGCCACTATGTCAGCAAGGACGATCTGGTCTGGGATTTGTTCTCGACCAACTATGTGGGCTTTGCCGACCGGTTGGATGCCCTAGCCGCGGAGCATTCAGGCCTAAAGTTTAAGTTGTTGGTCGTTATTCGCCATTTCTGTGAGCTGTTTGATAATGACCCAGCGCTCTACCGCTTCTTGCTGCTGGTTCAACACCGCAACCTGCATCGCCTTAAGGCTGGCACCAGGACCCCGGTGCTGGCGATGAGTGACATCATCGCGGACGCCATGCAGGCAGGCGAAATTCCGGAGCAGGATGTGAATCTCGCTACCGCCTTTGTCCTGGGCATCGTGATGCAACCGGCTACCTTCCATGTCTATGGCCGCCTGGGCGGCAAGATGGTCGATCATGTGCCAGCCCTGGCCAACGCGGCCTATAACGCCCTCGGCGGTAAAGCGGCCCAAGACAGCGCTGAAAACGCGGCCTAA